In Alkalihalobacterium alkalinitrilicum, a genomic segment contains:
- a CDS encoding MarR family winged helix-turn-helix transcriptional regulator, with the protein MAEVQQVEHIEKSLRKVAQIIKQKGRVILNQFPITPPQFVALQWLNEIGDMTIGDLSNKMYLACSTTTDLVDRMEKNELVERVKDQNDRRVVRIHLLEKGETIIQEVIKKRQDYLKDVLQNFSDEEIAFLEKSLHVLHQEMESSAKDINN; encoded by the coding sequence ATGGCAGAAGTACAGCAAGTAGAGCACATTGAAAAGTCATTAAGAAAAGTCGCTCAAATTATAAAACAAAAAGGTCGTGTCATACTTAATCAATTTCCAATTACCCCACCACAATTTGTAGCTTTACAGTGGTTAAATGAAATAGGTGATATGACGATCGGAGATTTATCAAATAAAATGTACCTAGCGTGCAGTACAACGACTGACCTTGTAGATCGTATGGAAAAAAACGAGTTAGTCGAACGAGTAAAAGATCAAAATGACAGAAGAGTCGTTCGCATTCACTTACTAGAAAAAGGAGAAACGATTATTCAAGAAGTAATAAAGAAAAGACAAGATTATCTAAAAGATGTCCTACAAAATTTTTCCGACGAAGAAATTGCATTCCTAGAAAAGAGTTTACATGTTCTTCATCAGGAAATGGAGTCATCAGCAAAAGACATAAATAACTAA
- the ctaD gene encoding cytochrome c oxidase subunit I, whose product MELGTAKVETGKKEKSVIWDWLTTVDHKKIGVMYLIAGTFFFVKAGIMALLIRIQLMYPESLFMSGQTYNEVLTMHGTLMLFIAVTPLILGFMNFIVPLQIGARDVAFPFVNALGFWIFLAGATLMSLTWFFGGGPDAGWTAYVPLSGRDYAGLGLDFYVLGLQVSGIGTLIAAINFLVTIINMRAPGMTLMRMPLFVWTTFVVSTLILFAFTPLAAGLLLLMLDRIFGAQFFMPDMSGNVIIWQHIFWVFGHPEVYILVLPAFGIISEVIPAFSRKRLFGYTTMVFATILIAFLGFMVWAHHMFTVGMGPIANSVFAITTMLIAVPTGIKIFNWLFTMWGGKITFNTAMLFASSFVPTFVLGGVTGVMVAMAPVDHLYHDTYFVVAHFHYIIVGGIVLGLFAGLFYWYPKMFGHRLNETLGKLMFWIFYIGFHLTFFIQHILGLIGMPRRVYTFLGDQGWDAMNYISTIGTFFMSFGVIVLVINIVYSAYKGERVENGDPWDGRTLEWSTPNPVPEYNFAQTPQVRSLDPLFYEKVHGNGKIKAAEPVQDIHMPNGSILPLIIAIGLFFIGFGFIMMNMNEPWIHPFIVTGAGFVITFGAMIARSVKEDHGYYISKKDIEAEEMG is encoded by the coding sequence GTGGAATTAGGAACTGCAAAAGTAGAAACTGGAAAGAAAGAAAAAAGTGTAATATGGGACTGGCTGACAACCGTAGACCATAAAAAGATCGGGGTTATGTATTTAATTGCTGGTACCTTTTTCTTTGTTAAGGCTGGTATCATGGCACTCCTTATTCGTATTCAGCTTATGTATCCTGAAAGCTTGTTTATGAGTGGACAAACGTATAATGAAGTGTTAACTATGCATGGAACGTTAATGCTTTTTATTGCAGTCACACCGCTTATTTTAGGATTTATGAATTTTATCGTTCCTCTTCAAATAGGAGCAAGAGATGTTGCATTTCCATTTGTTAATGCCCTAGGGTTTTGGATATTTTTAGCTGGGGCTACTTTAATGAGTTTAACATGGTTTTTTGGAGGTGGTCCTGATGCTGGTTGGACAGCATATGTACCGCTTTCAGGAAGGGATTACGCGGGATTAGGCCTAGATTTTTATGTTCTTGGCTTACAAGTCAGCGGCATTGGTACATTAATTGCTGCCATTAATTTTTTAGTGACAATTATTAATATGCGTGCTCCTGGTATGACTTTAATGCGGATGCCATTATTTGTCTGGACGACATTTGTTGTATCAACGTTAATATTGTTTGCATTTACGCCACTAGCAGCTGGGTTATTACTACTTATGTTAGATCGAATTTTCGGTGCTCAATTTTTTATGCCTGACATGAGCGGAAATGTTATTATTTGGCAACATATTTTTTGGGTATTTGGACATCCAGAAGTATACATTTTAGTTTTACCAGCATTTGGTATTATTTCTGAGGTCATTCCTGCTTTTTCAAGAAAGCGATTATTTGGATATACTACAATGGTGTTTGCAACCATTTTAATTGCTTTTCTTGGCTTTATGGTTTGGGCTCACCACATGTTTACGGTTGGAATGGGCCCGATTGCCAATTCTGTTTTTGCGATTACAACAATGTTAATTGCGGTACCTACTGGAATTAAAATATTTAACTGGTTGTTTACAATGTGGGGCGGTAAGATTACGTTTAATACAGCGATGTTATTTGCTTCCTCTTTCGTACCAACATTTGTACTTGGTGGCGTTACAGGCGTTATGGTTGCAATGGCCCCTGTTGACCATCTATATCATGATACGTATTTTGTCGTAGCCCATTTCCATTATATTATTGTAGGTGGAATCGTATTAGGACTGTTTGCTGGACTCTTCTATTGGTATCCAAAAATGTTCGGACATCGTTTAAATGAAACGCTAGGGAAACTCATGTTTTGGATTTTCTATATTGGTTTCCACCTCACGTTCTTTATTCAACATATTCTTGGTCTTATCGGTATGCCGCGTCGTGTATACACTTTCCTTGGTGACCAAGGTTGGGATGCAATGAATTACATAAGTACGATCGGAACATTCTTTATGTCTTTCGGGGTAATCGTACTTGTCATTAATATCGTATATTCCGCTTATAAAGGAGAACGTGTAGAAAACGGCGACCCTTGGGATGGGAGAACACTGGAGTGGTCGACACCGAACCCAGTGCCTGAATATAATTTTGCACAAACACCACAAGTCCGGTCACTAGATCCTTTATTTTATGAAAAAGTACATGGAAATGGAAAGATTAAAGCTGCAGAACCAGTGCAAGATATTCATATGCCTAACGGATCCATTCTGCCTTTGATTATAGCGATTGGTTTGTTCTTCATAGGGTTTGGATTTATTATGATGAACATGAATGAACCTTGGATTCACCCATTCATTGTGACTGGCGCTGGATTTGTGATAACCTTTGGAGCGATGATTGCACGTTCTGTTAAAGAAGACCATGGTTATTATATTTCGAAAAAAGATATTGAAGCAGAAGAAATGGGATAA
- the ptsG gene encoding glucose-specific PTS transporter subunit IIBC, with translation MFKKAFGTLQRVGRALMTPVSVLPAAGLLLGLGHENVLDIPIMAEAGGVIFGNLALLFAVGVAIGLADGDGVAGLAAVIGYLVMNTTLGIMAGYYGAETVTVLGIETLQTGVFGGIIMGLVAAALYKRFYNIELPPFLGFFAGKRFVPIITAATAVLLGIIFVFVWPPIQGVIDWFSHLATETGTTVAAFVFGFTQRALIPFGLHHIFYQPFWFEFGTFTNAAGDVVRGDMTRFFAGDPTAGTFMAGLFPFMLFGLPAAALAIYHEARPERKKAVAGIMASAALTSFLTGITEPIEFAFLFVAPVLFLIHCIFAGFSFVIMDLLGVKAGFTFSGGFIDYVLYWGLSTNSWLIIPVGIAFGFVYYFGFRFAIRKWNLKTPGREPKEEQVSEEVAKGGKRELASNVLHALGGKQNITALDACITRLRVSVKEPSEVDSAQLKKLGASGVLEMGNNIQAIFGTQSDALKGQIKDLINGKEVMNDLDDQEVDETKVVAPDAQPPETAKKVELVSPIQGKLLPITQVPDKVFAEKMMGDGFAIEPTEGKVVSPVDGKIMNIFPTKHAIGILANSGHEILIHVGIDTVKMNGEGFETFVKEGDEIKSGQKLLEMDLNLIQEKASSIITPIVFTNLKEAEKITLQTEGNVDVGETGIVSIENK, from the coding sequence ATGTTTAAAAAGGCGTTTGGAACTTTACAGCGTGTAGGTCGCGCATTAATGACTCCCGTTTCAGTATTACCTGCAGCAGGTTTACTATTGGGGCTAGGCCATGAAAATGTGTTAGATATTCCGATCATGGCGGAAGCGGGTGGAGTCATCTTTGGTAATTTAGCCCTTTTGTTTGCGGTCGGGGTTGCAATTGGGTTAGCAGATGGTGATGGTGTTGCAGGGTTAGCTGCTGTTATTGGTTACCTTGTCATGAATACCACATTAGGAATAATGGCTGGATATTATGGAGCGGAAACGGTCACCGTTTTAGGAATTGAGACATTGCAAACAGGAGTCTTCGGTGGAATTATTATGGGTCTTGTAGCAGCAGCACTTTATAAACGGTTTTATAATATTGAATTACCACCGTTTTTAGGTTTTTTTGCAGGAAAAAGATTTGTTCCAATTATTACGGCTGCTACAGCAGTGTTATTAGGGATTATCTTTGTCTTCGTATGGCCACCAATCCAAGGTGTCATTGATTGGTTTTCGCATCTGGCAACGGAAACAGGTACGACCGTTGCAGCTTTTGTCTTCGGTTTTACACAAAGAGCACTGATTCCGTTTGGGTTACATCATATTTTCTATCAGCCGTTTTGGTTTGAATTCGGAACTTTTACAAATGCGGCAGGTGATGTAGTAAGAGGCGATATGACGAGATTTTTCGCAGGAGATCCAACAGCAGGTACATTTATGGCTGGGTTATTCCCATTCATGCTCTTCGGGCTTCCAGCGGCAGCCTTAGCCATTTATCACGAAGCGAGACCAGAACGTAAAAAAGCGGTAGCAGGTATTATGGCGTCCGCCGCGCTTACAAGCTTTTTAACAGGTATTACAGAACCTATTGAATTTGCTTTTCTATTTGTAGCACCTGTATTATTTTTAATCCATTGTATCTTTGCAGGTTTTTCGTTTGTCATTATGGATTTACTTGGGGTTAAAGCTGGTTTCACATTCTCGGGTGGATTTATCGATTATGTACTATATTGGGGCTTGTCAACAAACTCTTGGCTAATAATCCCAGTTGGTATTGCCTTTGGTTTTGTTTATTACTTTGGATTTCGTTTTGCGATCCGAAAATGGAATTTAAAAACACCAGGACGTGAACCAAAGGAAGAACAAGTGAGTGAAGAAGTTGCAAAAGGTGGGAAAAGGGAATTAGCGAGCAATGTCTTACATGCACTAGGTGGAAAGCAAAACATTACAGCTTTAGACGCTTGCATTACAAGATTACGGGTATCTGTAAAGGAACCTAGTGAAGTCGATAGTGCACAATTAAAAAAATTAGGTGCTTCAGGTGTACTTGAAATGGGTAATAATATTCAAGCGATCTTTGGTACTCAATCAGATGCATTGAAAGGACAAATTAAAGATCTTATCAATGGAAAAGAAGTAATGAATGATTTAGATGATCAAGAAGTAGATGAAACGAAAGTTGTTGCACCAGATGCACAGCCACCTGAAACAGCAAAGAAAGTTGAGCTAGTCTCACCGATTCAAGGAAAGTTACTCCCAATCACACAAGTACCAGATAAGGTATTTGCAGAGAAAATGATGGGAGATGGGTTTGCGATCGAGCCAACAGAAGGAAAAGTTGTATCACCAGTAGATGGTAAGATCATGAATATTTTTCCGACAAAACATGCGATAGGGATCCTTGCGAATAGTGGACATGAAATATTAATTCATGTTGGGATCGACACAGTTAAAATGAATGGAGAAGGCTTCGAAACATTCGTTAAAGAAGGAGATGAGATCAAGTCGGGTCAAAAACTCCTAGAAATGGATTTGAATTTAATTCAAGAAAAAGCTTCTTCAATCATAACGCCTATTGTATTCACTAACTTAAAAGAAGCAGAAAAAATTACCTTACAAACTGAAGGTAATGTTGATGTAGGAGAAACTGGAATAGTTTCCATTGAAAATAAATAA
- the racE gene encoding glutamate racemase produces the protein MDRPIGVIDSGLGGLTVAKEILRQLPKEQIIYIGDTVRCPYGPRPQEEVRAFTWQMIERLLQERIKMLVIACNTATAVVLEEVKEKLSIPVIGVVHPGAITALKVTKNDHVAVIGTTGTIQSKAYNKALKDINSNVNVESMACPPFVPLVERGIFKGQEVMDIVSETLKPLLQKKFDTLILGCTHYPLLRQVIQRVVGSEITLISSGDETAREVSALLYHQKLLFTDDRHPNHVFYTTGDSETFKKIASSWLKIDLDHVETIYLG, from the coding sequence TTGGATAGACCGATTGGTGTTATTGATTCAGGACTAGGAGGATTAACGGTTGCAAAAGAAATCCTTCGTCAGTTACCTAAAGAACAAATTATTTATATTGGGGATACCGTTCGCTGTCCATATGGGCCACGACCACAAGAGGAAGTGCGTGCGTTTACATGGCAAATGATTGAACGGCTATTGCAAGAACGTATAAAGATGTTAGTTATTGCCTGTAACACAGCCACTGCAGTCGTTCTAGAAGAAGTGAAGGAAAAATTGTCTATTCCTGTGATAGGTGTTGTTCATCCTGGGGCAATTACTGCATTAAAAGTGACGAAAAATGATCATGTTGCGGTTATTGGAACAACGGGAACGATCCAAAGTAAAGCATATAATAAAGCATTGAAAGATATTAATAGTAATGTAAATGTTGAAAGCATGGCTTGTCCGCCGTTCGTTCCTTTAGTTGAAAGAGGGATATTCAAGGGTCAAGAAGTTATGGATATTGTATCGGAAACGTTAAAGCCACTTCTTCAAAAAAAGTTTGATACGCTAATCCTAGGTTGTACACACTATCCGTTACTACGTCAAGTCATTCAACGTGTAGTTGGCAGTGAGATCACGTTAATTAGTTCTGGGGACGAAACCGCTCGTGAAGTGAGCGCCCTTTTATATCATCAAAAACTACTTTTTACAGATGACCGCCATCCAAATCATGTATTTTACACGACAGGTGATAGTGAAACATTTAAAAAAATTGCAAGTAGTTGGCTCAAAATTGACCTTGATCATGTAGAAACGATTTATTTAGGGTAA
- the sdhB gene encoding succinate dehydrogenase iron-sulfur subunit, with translation MSENKLVKFIVTRQEDPNSAPYTEEFEVPYRPNMNVISALMEIRRNPVNSKGDNTTPVNWEMNCLEEVCGACSMVINGKPRQSCTALVDQLEQPIRVEPMKTFPVVRDLVIDRSRMFDSLKKVKAWIPIDGTYDLGPGPRMPETKRQWAYELSKCMTCGVCLEACPNVNSKADFIGPAPLSQVRLFNAHPTGEMNKEERLETIMGDGGLANCGNSQNCVQSCPKGIPLTTSIAALNRSTTIQSFKNFFGSY, from the coding sequence GAAAACAAATTAGTAAAATTTATCGTAACTCGTCAAGAGGATCCAAACAGCGCACCTTATACAGAGGAGTTTGAAGTTCCATACCGTCCAAATATGAATGTTATTTCGGCTCTTATGGAAATTCGCCGTAATCCAGTCAATTCTAAAGGGGATAATACAACACCAGTTAACTGGGAAATGAATTGTTTGGAAGAAGTATGTGGAGCATGTTCAATGGTAATTAACGGCAAGCCTCGTCAATCTTGTACAGCGCTTGTTGATCAATTAGAGCAACCAATCCGTGTGGAACCAATGAAAACATTCCCTGTTGTTCGTGACTTAGTGATCGACCGTAGTCGCATGTTCGACTCGTTGAAGAAAGTAAAAGCTTGGATTCCTATCGATGGTACGTATGATCTAGGTCCTGGACCGCGTATGCCTGAAACAAAGCGTCAGTGGGCGTATGAACTTTCAAAATGTATGACATGTGGAGTATGTTTAGAAGCATGTCCTAACGTAAATAGTAAAGCTGACTTTATTGGACCAGCACCACTATCTCAAGTACGTCTATTCAATGCTCATCCAACTGGAGAAATGAACAAAGAAGAGCGTCTTGAAACGATTATGGGAGACGGTGGACTAGCGAATTGTGGTAACTCACAAAACTGTGTACAGTCATGCCCTAAAGGAATTCCATTAACGACTTCTATCGCTGCTCTTAACCGTTCAACGACAATTCAGTCATTCAAAAACTTCTTTGGTAGTTATTAA
- the glcT gene encoding glucose PTS transporter transcription antiterminator GlcT produces MRGMYFIKKILNNNVVIAINPKDIEVVIIGKGIGFGKKTGEQINNESVDQLFQLVDEQQQEEYKQLLLQIDDSILDVMNEAITFIRTELNKKLNERIHIALTDHIAFAIRRLEQGILITNPFLEETQTMYPEEFQVAEQVVSFINDRLNISLPKDEVGFVTLHIQSALDNKPISHMQEGTKLIAKLVELIEAELITQLPKNSLQYSRLVTHLRHVIDRVVQRESVELNDKFVKLLKQEYPLCYNLAWKLIKVIQNHYQLPVAEAEAVYLTMHLQRLTQNK; encoded by the coding sequence ATGAGGGGTATGTACTTTATCAAAAAAATATTAAATAATAATGTTGTCATCGCAATCAATCCTAAAGATATTGAAGTAGTAATTATTGGGAAAGGTATTGGTTTTGGGAAGAAAACAGGGGAACAAATAAATAATGAAAGTGTAGACCAACTTTTCCAGCTTGTGGATGAACAACAGCAAGAAGAGTATAAACAATTGTTATTACAAATTGATGACTCTATCCTAGATGTAATGAATGAAGCAATTACTTTCATTCGTACGGAACTGAATAAAAAGTTAAATGAGCGAATTCATATTGCCTTAACGGATCACATTGCTTTTGCCATTCGAAGACTCGAGCAAGGTATTTTGATTACAAATCCTTTTTTAGAGGAAACGCAGACGATGTATCCAGAGGAATTTCAGGTTGCTGAACAAGTCGTATCTTTTATTAATGATCGCCTTAACATAAGTTTACCGAAAGATGAGGTTGGTTTTGTTACGTTACACATACAAAGTGCTCTAGATAATAAACCAATATCTCATATGCAAGAGGGGACAAAGCTAATTGCAAAGCTTGTCGAACTCATAGAGGCAGAGTTAATAACGCAATTACCTAAGAATTCTCTTCAATACTCCCGTCTGGTAACTCACCTTCGACATGTAATCGATCGTGTTGTTCAACGGGAGTCGGTTGAATTAAATGATAAATTTGTGAAGTTATTGAAGCAGGAGTACCCATTATGTTATAATCTTGCTTGGAAGTTGATAAAAGTGATTCAAAATCATTATCAATTACCCGTCGCTGAGGCGGAAGCAGTCTATTTAACGATGCATTTGCAAAGGCTTACTCAAAATAAATAA
- a CDS encoding helix-turn-helix domain-containing protein yields the protein MKGAEYGPKPLLTKREREVFELLVQDQTTKEIAQQLFISEKTVRNHISNTMQKLGVKGRSQAVIELIRLGELEI from the coding sequence TTGAAAGGAGCAGAATACGGACCAAAACCTTTACTTACAAAAAGGGAACGAGAAGTATTTGAGCTATTGGTTCAAGACCAAACGACGAAAGAAATTGCTCAGCAGCTTTTCATTAGTGAAAAAACAGTTCGCAATCACATTTCCAACACGATGCAAAAGCTTGGAGTTAAGGGGCGCTCCCAAGCAGTGATCGAGTTAATACGACTAGGTGAACTCGAGATTTGA
- a CDS encoding phosphocarrier protein HPr: MVEKTFKITAETGIHARPATQLVNKAGQFSSDLTLEYKGKSVNLKSIMGVMSLGVGQGAEVTIKADGSDEAEALQAIEGVIKEGLGE, translated from the coding sequence ATGGTAGAAAAAACGTTTAAAATTACTGCAGAAACCGGAATACATGCACGTCCAGCAACACAACTTGTTAACAAAGCGGGTCAATTTTCTTCAGATCTCACGTTAGAATATAAAGGTAAATCAGTGAATTTAAAATCAATTATGGGGGTTATGTCATTAGGTGTTGGCCAAGGGGCAGAAGTAACAATTAAAGCCGATGGTTCAGATGAGGCGGAAGCATTACAAGCCATTGAAGGTGTTATTAAGGAAGGGTTAGGAGAATAA
- a CDS encoding GerMN domain-containing protein, giving the protein MSKLFKTGVPLLLFLTLIISGCSLGSNDAMQEMDAPQINYVDEGEALEEEEFETIGTEEEPVEEQDAPMETVKRELYLIDQNGMVVSQTFDLPRTQGVLKQSLEYLVDGGPVSNLLPNGFKAVLPAGTEVDVHFKEEERTAIADFSEDFKTYNPEQELQILQSITWTLTQFENVDKVQIRINGYDQETMPVNNTPIGEGYSRTNGINFEQSEVADVVNSKGVTLYFLAQNGDNTYYVPVTRRVKNSDDLIQEVVNQLLAGPSIYSNLLTDIRNGAELLDSPRYENGVVTVNFNEAILNQMENTAISDEVLNLLVLSLTEQPGVEKVAIEVNGEAKVLKASGEPLSEPVGRPINVNTGKF; this is encoded by the coding sequence ATGAGCAAATTGTTCAAAACAGGAGTCCCGCTGCTACTATTTCTAACGCTAATTATATCTGGATGTTCTCTTGGTTCAAATGATGCGATGCAGGAAATGGATGCTCCTCAAATAAATTATGTTGATGAAGGCGAAGCACTCGAGGAGGAGGAATTTGAAACCATCGGAACGGAAGAAGAACCAGTTGAAGAACAAGATGCACCAATGGAAACTGTAAAAAGAGAGTTATACTTAATTGACCAAAACGGAATGGTAGTTTCACAAACATTTGATTTACCGAGGACTCAAGGTGTCTTAAAACAATCATTAGAGTATTTAGTAGATGGCGGTCCAGTATCTAATCTGCTACCTAATGGTTTTAAAGCGGTATTACCTGCAGGTACTGAAGTAGATGTTCATTTTAAAGAAGAAGAACGAACAGCGATTGCTGACTTCTCTGAAGATTTTAAAACATATAACCCAGAACAAGAGTTACAAATTCTACAATCGATTACTTGGACGCTAACTCAATTTGAAAATGTAGATAAAGTACAGATCCGAATTAACGGATACGATCAAGAAACAATGCCTGTTAATAACACTCCGATTGGAGAAGGTTATAGTCGTACCAATGGTATCAACTTTGAACAAAGTGAAGTGGCTGACGTGGTAAATAGTAAAGGGGTAACCCTTTACTTCCTTGCTCAAAATGGGGACAACACTTATTATGTACCTGTAACGAGACGAGTAAAAAATTCTGATGATCTAATTCAAGAAGTCGTTAATCAGCTCCTCGCAGGGCCTTCTATCTACTCTAATTTACTAACGGATATTAGGAATGGAGCTGAGTTACTAGACAGCCCTAGATATGAAAATGGAGTGGTAACCGTTAATTTTAATGAAGCCATTTTAAATCAAATGGAAAACACAGCTATTTCTGATGAGGTGTTAAACTTGCTCGTATTATCTTTAACTGAACAGCCTGGTGTTGAAAAAGTAGCGATTGAAGTGAATGGAGAAGCGAAGGTCTTGAAAGCTTCAGGTGAGCCTTTGTCTGAGCCAGTTGGACGACCAATCAATGTTAATACAGGAAAATTTTAA
- a CDS encoding acyl-CoA thioesterase produces the protein MYFFKLESRGYEYVNDSIIDNIEEWEKTFSFFCPVKVRFSETDAFGHLNNTRVFVCFEEARIEYFKALGLMEDWMIKENDLIVVTADLQCNYIKQVFFDEKLKVYVNAPQIGNSSADLHYMVKNEKGEICLTGRGRIVQISKQTGKPVEWAQSVIEKMNENRKKVKI, from the coding sequence ATATACTTTTTTAAGTTAGAAAGTAGAGGTTATGAATATGTCAACGATTCCATAATTGACAATATAGAAGAATGGGAAAAAACATTTTCATTCTTTTGTCCAGTAAAAGTCCGCTTTTCAGAAACAGATGCGTTTGGGCATTTGAATAATACCCGAGTTTTTGTTTGTTTTGAGGAAGCACGCATAGAATATTTTAAAGCGTTAGGGTTAATGGAGGATTGGATGATTAAAGAAAATGACTTAATTGTAGTTACTGCCGACCTTCAATGCAATTATATTAAACAAGTATTTTTTGATGAAAAATTAAAGGTGTACGTAAATGCGCCACAAATCGGAAATTCGTCTGCTGACCTTCACTATATGGTAAAAAATGAAAAAGGAGAAATTTGTTTAACAGGAAGAGGAAGAATCGTTCAAATTTCTAAACAAACGGGTAAACCAGTCGAATGGGCGCAATCGGTTATCGAAAAAATGAATGAGAATAGGAAAAAAGTTAAGATATAA
- the ptsP gene encoding phosphoenolpyruvate--protein phosphotransferase, producing the protein MKQITGIAASTGIAIAQAYLLEEPDYSFEKKTVEDVSGEKSRLETALEKAKADLTLIKEKAEVDLGEEEAAIFAAHLLVLSDPEFMGGMQSHIDNEKVNAETAVHEVSKTFISMFESMDNEYMKERAADIRDVSKRVLGHLLGIQMKSLAAIDEATIVIAKDLTPSDTAQLNPKFVQGFAADIGGRTSHSAIMARSMEIPAVVGTKEATSSIVNGNIVIIDGLEGIVIVQPDEATIRAYEQKKEKYELQKIEWAKLVNEPSKTTDGHHVELAANIGTLEDLSGVINNGAEGIGLYRTEFLYMGRDQLPTEEEQYKAYKTVLERMENKPVVIRTLDIGGDKELPYLDLPKEMNPFLGFRAIRLCLEHQDIFRTQLRALLRASMYGNLKIMFPMIATIEELRQAKAILAEEKAKLQEEGHQVSDSIEVGMMVEIPSTAVTADLFAKETDFFSVGTNDLIQYTMAADRMNEQVSYLYQPYHPAILRLVNMVIEAAHKEGKWAGMCGEMAGDEIAIPILLGLGLDEFSMSATSILPARSQIAKLSKQELEMFAREMLGKSTAEEVEQAVKERLTLYTSQ; encoded by the coding sequence ATGAAACAAATTACAGGAATAGCTGCTTCAACTGGAATCGCGATTGCACAGGCCTATCTACTCGAAGAGCCTGACTATTCCTTTGAGAAAAAGACAGTGGAAGATGTTTCAGGTGAGAAATCAAGACTTGAAACGGCATTAGAAAAAGCGAAAGCTGATCTTACCCTCATAAAGGAAAAAGCAGAAGTCGACTTAGGAGAAGAAGAAGCAGCAATTTTCGCTGCTCATCTCCTTGTATTGAGTGACCCTGAATTTATGGGTGGAATGCAATCTCATATCGACAATGAAAAAGTAAATGCAGAAACAGCAGTACATGAAGTGTCAAAAACATTTATTTCAATGTTTGAATCAATGGACAATGAATATATGAAAGAGCGAGCCGCGGATATTCGTGATGTATCCAAACGAGTATTAGGTCACTTACTTGGAATACAGATGAAGTCATTAGCCGCAATAGATGAAGCAACGATTGTTATTGCGAAGGATTTAACTCCATCGGATACCGCACAACTCAACCCTAAGTTTGTTCAAGGGTTTGCAGCTGATATTGGTGGGAGAACTTCTCATTCCGCTATTATGGCGCGTTCAATGGAAATTCCAGCTGTTGTCGGAACGAAAGAAGCGACTTCATCTATAGTAAATGGCAATATAGTCATAATTGATGGACTTGAAGGAATCGTCATTGTTCAACCTGATGAAGCAACAATACGTGCTTATGAGCAGAAAAAGGAAAAGTATGAACTACAAAAGATAGAGTGGGCAAAGTTAGTGAACGAACCGTCCAAAACAACGGATGGACATCACGTCGAACTAGCTGCAAACATCGGTACACTAGAAGATTTATCAGGTGTTATTAATAACGGTGCAGAAGGAATCGGCTTATATCGAACCGAGTTTCTATACATGGGTAGAGATCAACTACCAACAGAAGAAGAACAGTATAAAGCTTATAAAACTGTTCTAGAGCGTATGGAAAATAAACCTGTTGTTATTCGTACCCTCGATATTGGTGGGGATAAAGAGCTCCCATACTTAGATCTTCCAAAAGAAATGAATCCATTTTTAGGGTTTAGAGCGATTAGGCTTTGTCTAGAGCATCAAGATATTTTCCGTACACAACTCCGTGCACTACTGCGAGCTAGTATGTACGGGAACTTAAAAATCATGTTTCCGATGATTGCAACCATTGAAGAGTTGAGACAAGCGAAAGCTATACTAGCAGAGGAAAAAGCGAAACTTCAAGAAGAAGGGCATCAAGTTTCAGATTCAATTGAAGTTGGAATGATGGTAGAAATTCCTTCAACAGCAGTAACCGCGGACCTGTTTGCTAAAGAAACGGATTTCTTTAGTGTTGGAACCAACGATTTAATTCAATATACGATGGCGGCTGATCGTATGAACGAACAAGTATCTTATTTATACCAGCCGTATCATCCTGCAATTCTTCGCCTCGTGAATATGGTTATTGAGGCAGCACATAAAGAAGGAAAGTGGGCAGGAATGTGTGGAGAGATGGCTGGTGATGAAATCGCAATCCCTATTTTATTAGGATTAGGACTTGATGAGTTTAGTATGAGTGCAACCTCTATATTACCTGCACGTAGTCAAATTGCTAAATTGTCAAAGCAAGAATTAGAAATGTTTGCAAGAGAAATGTTAGGGAAAAGTACGGCTGAAGAAGTAGAGCAAGCAGTAAAAGAGAGATTAACATTGTATACGAGTCAATAA